One region of Halohasta litchfieldiae genomic DNA includes:
- a CDS encoding prolipoprotein diacylglyceryl transferase, whose product MSGNSEDDEESTGDLWEEVDKFAETNPDDAEFEEFTEPDPNDSEVAEVDESASTDTKVEEFTEPDPDNTEVDQFTETEPTDTFTDSTESASGLSETEEAPDADEVFDEMGVDEVDGEALWDELADTEADARSFDTEESTDSATEFDTDEPGASASTPDEQATSRGQADKRATSAGSETLVDKRDYCQQCPFFTEPPEVSCTHEGTEIIEVLEDGQFRVSNCPVVTDTGPDRTILNDEH is encoded by the coding sequence ATGAGCGGTAACTCTGAGGATGACGAGGAGTCGACCGGCGACCTCTGGGAGGAGGTCGACAAGTTCGCCGAAACCAACCCGGACGACGCCGAGTTCGAGGAGTTTACCGAACCCGATCCGAACGACTCCGAGGTAGCGGAGGTCGACGAATCAGCGTCGACAGACACCAAGGTCGAGGAGTTTACCGAACCCGATCCAGACAACACAGAGGTCGACCAGTTTACAGAAACCGAGCCAACCGACACGTTCACCGACTCCACCGAGTCAGCCAGTGGGCTCTCGGAGACCGAAGAGGCACCCGACGCCGACGAGGTGTTCGACGAGATGGGCGTCGACGAGGTCGACGGCGAGGCGCTGTGGGACGAACTGGCCGATACGGAGGCCGATGCCCGGTCGTTCGATACCGAGGAATCCACAGACTCGGCCACCGAGTTCGACACCGACGAGCCGGGTGCGTCGGCGTCGACGCCCGACGAGCAGGCCACCAGTCGGGGGCAGGCCGACAAACGAGCCACGTCAGCCGGGAGCGAAACGCTCGTCGACAAACGTGACTACTGCCAGCAGTGTCCCTTCTTCACCGAGCCGCCGGAGGTCAGCTGTACCCACGAGGGAACCGAAATCATCGAAGTGCTCGAAGACGGCCAGTTCCGCGTGAGCAACTGCCCGGTCGTCACCGACACGGGTCCGGATCGCACGATTTTGAACGACGAACATTAA